A part of Arachis hypogaea cultivar Tifrunner chromosome 12, arahy.Tifrunner.gnm2.J5K5, whole genome shotgun sequence genomic DNA contains:
- the LOC112726507 gene encoding protein HIRA isoform X1 — protein sequence MKAEKPIWVRHEGMQIFSIDVQPGGLRFATGGGDHKVRIWNMKSVSLDLANDDFTQRLLATLRDHFGSVNCVRWARHGRYVASGSDDQVILIHERKPGSGTTEFGSGEPPDIENWKVAMTLRGHTADVVDLNWSPDDSTLASASLDNTIHIWNMSNGICTAVLRGHSSLVKGVAWDPIGSFIASQSDDKTVIIWRTSDWSLAHRTDGHWAKSLGSTFFRRLGWSPCGHFITTTHGFQKPRHSAPVLERGEWSATFDFLGHNAPVIVVKFNHSMFRRNFSDALEGKAVPVGWANGASKIGSKEAQPYNVIAIGSQDRTITVWTTASPRPLFVAKHFFTQSVVDLSWSPDGYSLFACSLDGTVAKYNFEVNELGQRLNDAELDELKKNRYGDVRGRQGNLAESPAQLLLEAASAKQTPSKKVVSDIQPNEIIAKPHVNVTIATKTVEPQVGDSKKNGGPVGDGSTKVMNSVRISSPVKQREYRRPDGRKRIIPEAVGIPAQQEIMSSAVQSQALDFPVLVSDNRKGTNGVLPNDDGIRGSTFSGALGRNSDLKERSGVTARATISESLVIEKVPATTGREGIINVEQLGNSATSSSSTASGASLSIRVFDKKGGDDTSPICLEAHPREHAVNDIVGVGSTSTMRETEISCTKGTQVLWSDRISGKVTVLAGNANFWAVGCEDGCLQIYTKCGRRAIPAMMMGSAATFIDCDECWKLLLVTRKGSLYLWDLFNRTCLLNDSLASLVALGPSSSAKDAGTIKVISAKLSKSGSPLIVLATRHAFLFDMSLKCWLRVADDCFPASNFASSWSLGSIHSGELASLQVDVRKYLARKPGWTRLTDDGVQTRAHLEAQLASSLALGSPNEYRQCLLSYVRFLAREADESRLREVCESFLGPPTGMAEEALSDSKSLAWDPLVLGLKKHKLLKEDILPSMASNRKVQRLLNEFMDLLSEYEIADTNQDQRNPAVLKTALPKADQIENCSLTTDKVNNALQKSDTNPRECAAIDCNKDSPQVAKDPKDSTPSLGNEENPDACGVDEVVPDSQPMEDGS from the exons ATGAAAGCTGAGAAACCAATCTGGGTTAGGCATGAGGGTATGCAAATTTTCTCCATTGATGTTCAACCAGGTGGCCTACGCTTCGCTACTGGCGGTGGTGACCACAAG GTTCGCATATGGAATATGAAGTCTGTTTCTCTAGACTTGGCAAATGATGACTTCACTCAGAGGCTTCTTGCAACCCTGCGGGATCATTTTGGGTCTGTTAACTGTGTTAGGTGGGCTAGGCATGGGAGGTATGTTGCATCGGGGTCTGATGACCAGGTGATATTGATTCATGAGAGAAAACCTGGTTCAGGAACCACTGAATTCGGCAGCGGAGAGCCACCAGATATTGAAAACTGGAAAGTTGCGATGACTTTGAGAGGGCACACCGCAGATGTG GTGGATCTCAATTGGTCACCTGATGACTCCACATTGGCTAGTGCGAGTTTGGACAATACTATCCATATATGGAATATGAGCAATGGCATTTGCACTGCTGTTCTAAGGGGCCACTCTAGCCTTGTTAAGGGGGTTGCTTGGGATCCTATTGGATCTTTTATAGCGAGTCAATCTGATGATAAGACTGTCATTATTTGGCGAACTAGTGATTGGAGTCTTGCTCACAGGACAGATGGTCACTGGGCAAAATCA CTTGGATCAACCTTTTTTAGACGGCTTGGATGGTCTCCCTGTGGTCATTTTATCACTACTACTCATGGCTTCCAGAAGCCGAGGCATTCAGCGCCTGTCCTAGAGAGAGGGGAATGGTCTGCAACATTTGACTTCTTAGGACACAATGCCCCAGTTATTGTGGTGAAATTTAACCATTCAATGTTCAGAAGAAATTTTTCCGATGCTCTAGAAGGGAAGGCTGTACCTGTTGGGTGGGCCAATGGTGCTTCCAAGATAGGAAGCAAAGAGGCACAACCATATAATGTTATTGCCATTGGAAGTCAAGATCGAACTATAACAGTGTGGACGACTGCAAGTCCTCGTCCTCTTTTTGTGGCTAAGCATTTCTTCACACAAAGTGTTGTGGATTTATCTTG GAGCCCTGATGGATATTCACTTTTTGCGTGTTCCTTGGATGGAACTGTGGCCAAGTATAATTTCGAGGTGAATGAACTTGGTCAGAGACTAAATGATGCTGAATTAGATGAGTTGAAGAAGAATCGCTATGGTGATGTGAGAGGGCGTCAAGGAAACTTAGCGGAAAGTCCAGCACAATTATTGCTAGAAGCAGCTTCTGCCAAGCAAACACCTAGCAAAAAAGTGGTTTCTGATATCCAACCAAACGAAATAATCGCAAAACCTCATGTCAATGTCACCATTGCTACAAAGACAGTTGAGCCGCAAGTTGGTGATAGTAAGAAGAATGGAGGTCCTGTTGGTGATGGGTCAACCAAAGTTATGAACTCTGTCCGGATTTCTAGCCCAGTTAAACAAAGAGAATATCGAAGACCTGATGGTCGAAAAAGAATTATTCCAGAAGCAGTTGGAATCCCTGCTCAGCAGGAAATCATGTCTTCTGCAGTTCAGTCCCAGGCGCTTGATTTTCCCGTCCTGGTTTCTGATAACAGAAAGGGTACTAATGGGGTTTTACCCAATGATGACGGCATAAGAGGTAGTACCTTCAGTGGAGCACTTGGCCGAAATTCAGATTTGAAAGAACGTTCTGGGGTTACTGCTAGGGCTACAATATCTGAGAGCCTGGTGATTGAGAAGGTCCCAGCTACTACTGGAAGGGAAGGAATCATCAATGTTGAGCAGTTGGGAAATTCGGCAACTTCTAGTTCCTCGACTGCTTCTGGTGCAAGTCTTTCCATCAGGGTATTCGATAAGAAAGGTGGAGACGATACTTCACCTATTTGTTTGGAAGCACACCCAAGAGAACATGCCGTGAATGACATTGTAGGGGTGGGAAGTACGTCCACAATGAGAGAAACAGAAATCTCTTGCACAAAGGGGACTCAAGTACTGTGGTCTGATAGGATATCCGGAAAAGTCACTGTCCTAGCTGGAAATGCAAATTTTTGGGCAGTTGGGTGTGAAGATGGATGCCTGCAG ATATACACAAAGTGTGGGAGACGAGCAATACCTGCGATGATGATGGGATCTGCAGCAACATTCATAGATTGTGATGAGTGCTGGAAATTGTTGCTGGTGACAAGGAAAGGGTCCCTTTACTTATGGGATTTATTTAACCGAACCTGTCTTCTTAATGACTCGCTGGCATCTCTTGTTGCTTTGGGACCTAGTTCATCTGCCAAAGATGCAG GAACAATCAAAGTTATATCTGCAAAACTATCGAAATCCGGTTCTCCTCTCATTGTTTTGGCCACTCGCCATGCTTTTCTATTTGACATGAGTCTCAAGTGTTGGTTAAGGGTTGCAGATGACTGCTTCCCTGCATCAAATTTCGCCAGCTCTTGGAGTTTAGGTTCAATTCATAGTGGTGAGCTGGCATCCTTGCAGGTTGATGTTAGAAAATATTTGGCCCGGAAACCAGGATGGACTag ATTGACAGATGACGGAGTGCAGACACGTGCTCATTTGGAAGCTCAACTGGCTTCTTCTTTGGCTTTGGGATCTCCCAATGAATATCGCCAGTGTTTATTATCCTATGTTCGCTTTCTTGCAAG AGAAGCAGATGAATCTCGATTACGAGAAGTCTGCGAGAGTTTCCTTGGACCTCCAACAGGGATGGCTGAAGAAGCATTATCAGATTCAAAAAGCTTAGCATGGGATCCTCTTGTACTT GGACTGAAGAAACACAAACTTCTTAAGGAGGATATCCTTCCATCAATGGCTTCAAACAGGAAAGTCCAGAGACTGCTTAATGAATTTATGGACCTCTTATCGGAATACGAGATTGCCGACACCAATCAAGACCAAAGAAACCCCGCGGTACTCAAGACAGCATTGCCAAAAGCCGATCAAATTGAGAATTGTTCATTAACAACAGATAAAGTCAATAATGCTCTGCAAAAATCAGATACGAACCCTCGTGAATGTGCAGCCATAGATTGCAACAAGGACAGTCCCCAGGTAGCAAAAGATCCAAAGGATTCCACTCCTTCCCTTGGAAATGAAGAAAATCCAGATGCATGCGGAGTTGATGAAGTTGTCCCAGATTCACAGCCGATGGAAGACGGTTCTTGA
- the LOC112726507 gene encoding protein HIRA isoform X2, with translation MSNGICTAVLRGHSSLVKGVAWDPIGSFIASQSDDKTVIIWRTSDWSLAHRTDGHWAKSLGSTFFRRLGWSPCGHFITTTHGFQKPRHSAPVLERGEWSATFDFLGHNAPVIVVKFNHSMFRRNFSDALEGKAVPVGWANGASKIGSKEAQPYNVIAIGSQDRTITVWTTASPRPLFVAKHFFTQSVVDLSWSPDGYSLFACSLDGTVAKYNFEVNELGQRLNDAELDELKKNRYGDVRGRQGNLAESPAQLLLEAASAKQTPSKKVVSDIQPNEIIAKPHVNVTIATKTVEPQVGDSKKNGGPVGDGSTKVMNSVRISSPVKQREYRRPDGRKRIIPEAVGIPAQQEIMSSAVQSQALDFPVLVSDNRKGTNGVLPNDDGIRGSTFSGALGRNSDLKERSGVTARATISESLVIEKVPATTGREGIINVEQLGNSATSSSSTASGASLSIRVFDKKGGDDTSPICLEAHPREHAVNDIVGVGSTSTMRETEISCTKGTQVLWSDRISGKVTVLAGNANFWAVGCEDGCLQIYTKCGRRAIPAMMMGSAATFIDCDECWKLLLVTRKGSLYLWDLFNRTCLLNDSLASLVALGPSSSAKDAGTIKVISAKLSKSGSPLIVLATRHAFLFDMSLKCWLRVADDCFPASNFASSWSLGSIHSGELASLQVDVRKYLARKPGWTRLTDDGVQTRAHLEAQLASSLALGSPNEYRQCLLSYVRFLAREADESRLREVCESFLGPPTGMAEEALSDSKSLAWDPLVLGLKKHKLLKEDILPSMASNRKVQRLLNEFMDLLSEYEIADTNQDQRNPAVLKTALPKADQIENCSLTTDKVNNALQKSDTNPRECAAIDCNKDSPQVAKDPKDSTPSLGNEENPDACGVDEVVPDSQPMEDGS, from the exons ATGAGCAATGGCATTTGCACTGCTGTTCTAAGGGGCCACTCTAGCCTTGTTAAGGGGGTTGCTTGGGATCCTATTGGATCTTTTATAGCGAGTCAATCTGATGATAAGACTGTCATTATTTGGCGAACTAGTGATTGGAGTCTTGCTCACAGGACAGATGGTCACTGGGCAAAATCA CTTGGATCAACCTTTTTTAGACGGCTTGGATGGTCTCCCTGTGGTCATTTTATCACTACTACTCATGGCTTCCAGAAGCCGAGGCATTCAGCGCCTGTCCTAGAGAGAGGGGAATGGTCTGCAACATTTGACTTCTTAGGACACAATGCCCCAGTTATTGTGGTGAAATTTAACCATTCAATGTTCAGAAGAAATTTTTCCGATGCTCTAGAAGGGAAGGCTGTACCTGTTGGGTGGGCCAATGGTGCTTCCAAGATAGGAAGCAAAGAGGCACAACCATATAATGTTATTGCCATTGGAAGTCAAGATCGAACTATAACAGTGTGGACGACTGCAAGTCCTCGTCCTCTTTTTGTGGCTAAGCATTTCTTCACACAAAGTGTTGTGGATTTATCTTG GAGCCCTGATGGATATTCACTTTTTGCGTGTTCCTTGGATGGAACTGTGGCCAAGTATAATTTCGAGGTGAATGAACTTGGTCAGAGACTAAATGATGCTGAATTAGATGAGTTGAAGAAGAATCGCTATGGTGATGTGAGAGGGCGTCAAGGAAACTTAGCGGAAAGTCCAGCACAATTATTGCTAGAAGCAGCTTCTGCCAAGCAAACACCTAGCAAAAAAGTGGTTTCTGATATCCAACCAAACGAAATAATCGCAAAACCTCATGTCAATGTCACCATTGCTACAAAGACAGTTGAGCCGCAAGTTGGTGATAGTAAGAAGAATGGAGGTCCTGTTGGTGATGGGTCAACCAAAGTTATGAACTCTGTCCGGATTTCTAGCCCAGTTAAACAAAGAGAATATCGAAGACCTGATGGTCGAAAAAGAATTATTCCAGAAGCAGTTGGAATCCCTGCTCAGCAGGAAATCATGTCTTCTGCAGTTCAGTCCCAGGCGCTTGATTTTCCCGTCCTGGTTTCTGATAACAGAAAGGGTACTAATGGGGTTTTACCCAATGATGACGGCATAAGAGGTAGTACCTTCAGTGGAGCACTTGGCCGAAATTCAGATTTGAAAGAACGTTCTGGGGTTACTGCTAGGGCTACAATATCTGAGAGCCTGGTGATTGAGAAGGTCCCAGCTACTACTGGAAGGGAAGGAATCATCAATGTTGAGCAGTTGGGAAATTCGGCAACTTCTAGTTCCTCGACTGCTTCTGGTGCAAGTCTTTCCATCAGGGTATTCGATAAGAAAGGTGGAGACGATACTTCACCTATTTGTTTGGAAGCACACCCAAGAGAACATGCCGTGAATGACATTGTAGGGGTGGGAAGTACGTCCACAATGAGAGAAACAGAAATCTCTTGCACAAAGGGGACTCAAGTACTGTGGTCTGATAGGATATCCGGAAAAGTCACTGTCCTAGCTGGAAATGCAAATTTTTGGGCAGTTGGGTGTGAAGATGGATGCCTGCAG ATATACACAAAGTGTGGGAGACGAGCAATACCTGCGATGATGATGGGATCTGCAGCAACATTCATAGATTGTGATGAGTGCTGGAAATTGTTGCTGGTGACAAGGAAAGGGTCCCTTTACTTATGGGATTTATTTAACCGAACCTGTCTTCTTAATGACTCGCTGGCATCTCTTGTTGCTTTGGGACCTAGTTCATCTGCCAAAGATGCAG GAACAATCAAAGTTATATCTGCAAAACTATCGAAATCCGGTTCTCCTCTCATTGTTTTGGCCACTCGCCATGCTTTTCTATTTGACATGAGTCTCAAGTGTTGGTTAAGGGTTGCAGATGACTGCTTCCCTGCATCAAATTTCGCCAGCTCTTGGAGTTTAGGTTCAATTCATAGTGGTGAGCTGGCATCCTTGCAGGTTGATGTTAGAAAATATTTGGCCCGGAAACCAGGATGGACTag ATTGACAGATGACGGAGTGCAGACACGTGCTCATTTGGAAGCTCAACTGGCTTCTTCTTTGGCTTTGGGATCTCCCAATGAATATCGCCAGTGTTTATTATCCTATGTTCGCTTTCTTGCAAG AGAAGCAGATGAATCTCGATTACGAGAAGTCTGCGAGAGTTTCCTTGGACCTCCAACAGGGATGGCTGAAGAAGCATTATCAGATTCAAAAAGCTTAGCATGGGATCCTCTTGTACTT GGACTGAAGAAACACAAACTTCTTAAGGAGGATATCCTTCCATCAATGGCTTCAAACAGGAAAGTCCAGAGACTGCTTAATGAATTTATGGACCTCTTATCGGAATACGAGATTGCCGACACCAATCAAGACCAAAGAAACCCCGCGGTACTCAAGACAGCATTGCCAAAAGCCGATCAAATTGAGAATTGTTCATTAACAACAGATAAAGTCAATAATGCTCTGCAAAAATCAGATACGAACCCTCGTGAATGTGCAGCCATAGATTGCAACAAGGACAGTCCCCAGGTAGCAAAAGATCCAAAGGATTCCACTCCTTCCCTTGGAAATGAAGAAAATCCAGATGCATGCGGAGTTGATGAAGTTGTCCCAGATTCACAGCCGATGGAAGACGGTTCTTGA